AACACAAACTCCTACCAGCAGGATGGCTGCTTTTCCACCTGAACTTTGTTTACTCCACCATCCACTTGCTCCACCTTTTGGCTTTTTATTTTCTGATGGTGCAGTTACAGATTCTTTTAATTTTGTACCACAATTCTGACAGAATCCTGCAGAATCTACGTTTGCTTGATTACAATTAGGACAAATCTTTGTCATTTAATCGCTCCTATTTTTTTGATAATTAAAAAAACATCAACTACTAATTATCATCCATTTTATTGCTTTGACGATAATTGCAAGACCTAATCCTCCAATTAATCCAGTTAATAATCTTAACCCATTATTACTCAATCTTAAACCAATTAATTGCGTAAAACCATCTAAAAAAGCAGGAATTAACATTATTATTGCGATAGAAATTAAATAAACAGTATACTCGACGTAAACAAAATAAGCTAAAATAAAATAGGAAAATGCCCCTATATAGAATCCTGTGCACCTTGAACAAACAGGAAAATAATGACCCCTAATTTTAAAGGTTCTTTCAGGGATTCTGTGGCATATTAAATTTGAAAATTTAAATTCTTCATTACTTAGTTCGTGTTTCATAGGCCCCCGCCCAATTTTTGTTTGATAACAATTTTACAACTAAACAACAATATATTGTAAGCATATTTAAATGTTACTTTTGGTTAATACTAACTATTCAAAATCAAATTAAATTAATTGTAATTCATTTGATTAACTAAAATCAGTGATT
This is a stretch of genomic DNA from Methanobacterium formicicum DSM 3637. It encodes these proteins:
- a CDS encoding DUF2085 domain-containing protein, encoding MKHELSNEEFKFSNLICHRIPERTFKIRGHYFPVCSRCTGFYIGAFSYFILAYFVYVEYTVYLISIAIIMLIPAFLDGFTQLIGLRLSNNGLRLLTGLIGGLGLAIIVKAIKWMIISS